Proteins found in one Amycolatopsis aidingensis genomic segment:
- a CDS encoding sulfate adenylyltransferase subunit 1 has translation MSSLLRLATAGSVDDGKSTLVGRLLYDTKSVLADQLDAVQRASVDRGLSTPDLSLLVDGLRSEREQGITIDVAYRYFATPRRSFVLADTPGHVQYTRNTVTGASTAQLAVLLVDARNGVVEQTRRHAAVLALLGVPRLVLAVNKIDLLDYDEAAFAVIAKEFAAHAASLGYPEGTVLTIPVSALHGDNVAAHSANTPWYSGPTLLEHLENVPVAPDPHDAPFRLPVQYVIRPRTAEHPDYRGYAGQISSGTVRPGDDVVVLPQGLRSTVERVDTYGGPLAEAGAGSSVTVVLADDLDISRGDLIAAVDSRPTVTDELGAVLCWLSGSPLRAGARLLVKHGARTVQAMVEELTSRFDEQSLSTVDSPDALELNEIGGVRLRLAEELPVDDYARSPRTGAFLVIDPKDGDTLAAGMVGDRFSALGEPAA, from the coding sequence ATGTCGAGCTTGTTACGCCTCGCCACCGCGGGCAGCGTGGACGATGGGAAGTCCACGCTGGTCGGGAGATTGCTCTACGACACCAAGTCCGTGCTCGCCGACCAGCTGGACGCCGTGCAGCGCGCCAGCGTCGACCGCGGGCTGTCCACTCCGGACCTTTCACTGCTGGTGGACGGGCTGCGCTCGGAGCGCGAGCAGGGCATCACCATCGACGTGGCCTACCGGTATTTCGCGACCCCGAGGCGCAGCTTCGTGCTCGCCGACACCCCGGGCCACGTGCAGTACACCCGCAACACGGTTACCGGTGCCTCCACCGCGCAGCTGGCCGTGCTGCTGGTGGACGCGCGCAACGGGGTGGTGGAGCAGACCCGCAGGCATGCCGCGGTGCTCGCGCTGCTCGGCGTGCCGCGGCTGGTGCTCGCGGTGAACAAGATCGACCTGCTGGACTACGACGAGGCCGCCTTCGCGGTGATCGCCAAGGAGTTCGCGGCGCACGCCGCCTCGCTGGGCTACCCGGAGGGCACCGTGCTGACCATCCCGGTCTCGGCCCTGCACGGTGACAACGTGGCGGCACACTCGGCGAACACCCCCTGGTACTCCGGCCCCACCTTGCTGGAGCACCTTGAGAACGTGCCGGTGGCCCCCGATCCGCACGACGCTCCGTTCCGGCTGCCGGTGCAGTACGTGATCCGGCCGCGCACCGCCGAGCATCCGGACTACCGGGGCTACGCCGGGCAGATCTCCTCGGGCACGGTCCGGCCCGGCGACGACGTGGTCGTGCTCCCCCAGGGTTTACGCAGCACGGTGGAGCGGGTGGACACCTACGGCGGCCCGCTGGCCGAGGCCGGGGCAGGCAGCTCGGTGACCGTGGTACTCGCCGACGACCTGGACATCTCCCGCGGCGACCTGATCGCCGCGGTGGACAGCAGGCCCACGGTCACCGACGAGCTCGGCGCGGTGCTGTGCTGGCTGTCCGGTAGCCCGCTGCGCGCGGGTGCCCGGCTGCTGGTCAAGCACGGGGCACGCACGGTGCAGGCCATGGTGGAGGAGCTGACCTCCCGGTTCGACGAGCAGTCGCTATCCACTGTGGATTCTCCGGATGCGCTGGAGCTCAACGAGATCGGCGGGGTGCGGCTGCGGCTGGCGGAAGAGCTCCCGGTGGACGACTACGCGCGCAGCCCGCGCACCGGTGCCTTCCTGGTGATCGACCCGAAGGACGGCGACACCCTGGCCGCCGGGATGGTCGGGGATCGCTTCTCCGCGCTCGGGGAACCGGCGGCGTGA
- a CDS encoding enoyl-CoA hydratase family protein has protein sequence MADELVHYSVANGVATITLDSPHNRNALSAQLRRELSAGLDRARADSEVRVVVLDHTGPVFCAGMDLKEARGSGAQDQGVNEFPQILEQIWTSPKPVVAKLAGPARAGGIGMVAAADIAVAVTEATFAFTEVRIGVVPAVISITVLPRLHPRAAHELFLTGDTFDAARAERIGLINAAVSADELDAEVERYVRALAHGGPNALATTKELLSGADAEGMRARFAEMTGLSAKMFAGEEAQEGITAFAEKRKPNWIPEA, from the coding sequence ATGGCTGACGAACTGGTGCACTACTCGGTCGCGAACGGCGTGGCGACGATCACGCTGGACTCACCGCACAACCGCAACGCCCTCTCCGCCCAGCTGCGCCGTGAACTGAGCGCCGGGCTGGACCGGGCCCGCGCGGACTCCGAGGTGCGCGTCGTCGTGCTCGACCACACCGGACCGGTGTTCTGCGCCGGGATGGACCTCAAGGAAGCCCGCGGTTCCGGCGCGCAGGACCAGGGGGTCAACGAGTTCCCCCAGATCCTCGAGCAGATCTGGACCAGCCCCAAACCGGTGGTGGCCAAGCTGGCCGGGCCCGCCCGCGCCGGCGGCATCGGCATGGTGGCCGCGGCCGATATCGCCGTGGCCGTCACCGAGGCCACCTTCGCCTTCACCGAGGTACGGATCGGCGTGGTGCCAGCGGTGATCTCGATCACCGTGCTGCCCCGGCTGCACCCCAGGGCGGCGCATGAGCTGTTCCTGACCGGTGACACCTTCGACGCCGCGCGGGCCGAGCGCATCGGACTGATCAACGCCGCGGTGTCCGCCGACGAGCTGGACGCCGAGGTGGAACGCTACGTGCGGGCGCTGGCGCACGGCGGCCCGAACGCGCTGGCCACCACCAAGGAGCTGCTCAGCGGCGCGGACGCCGAGGGCATGCGGGCCCGTTTCGCCGAGATGACCGGCCTGTCCGCGAAGATGTTCGCTGGCGAGGAGGCGCAGGAGGGCATCACCGCCTTCGCCGAGAAGCGCAAGCCGAACTGGATTCCGGAGGCATAG
- a CDS encoding alpha/beta fold hydrolase has product MTPDRTALGPAHEVAVAGARIRYHQTGTGPPVVFVHGLLANAVLWRAVAPGVAAAGYRCIVPDWPLGAHEVPVPGADLSPPGVADLIASFLDELDLEDVTIVANDTGGALTQILLTRRPDRIGRVVLTPSDCYHRFLPSFFKLLPPLARIPGAMRVLAGMLRPRALSSFAFGWLAKRPMPPEVVDAYLLPSRGDPAIRRDLTRFVRQVSSRYTIRAARSFPDFHQPVLLAWATEDRLFPVRLARRLAGELPNATLRTIDDSYTFVPEDQPQRLTELILEFTRQHAAP; this is encoded by the coding sequence ATGACACCGGACCGCACAGCACTGGGACCCGCCCACGAGGTCGCGGTGGCCGGGGCGCGAATCCGCTACCACCAGACCGGCACCGGCCCGCCGGTCGTCTTCGTGCATGGCCTGCTGGCCAACGCGGTCCTGTGGCGTGCCGTGGCGCCGGGTGTCGCGGCGGCCGGGTATCGCTGCATCGTCCCGGACTGGCCCCTCGGGGCGCATGAGGTTCCGGTGCCCGGCGCGGACCTCAGCCCACCCGGGGTGGCCGATCTCATCGCGTCCTTCCTGGACGAGCTGGACCTCGAGGACGTCACGATCGTCGCGAACGACACCGGCGGCGCACTCACCCAGATCCTGCTGACCCGCCGCCCCGACCGGATCGGACGGGTGGTGCTCACCCCATCCGACTGCTACCACCGGTTCCTCCCCTCGTTCTTCAAGCTCCTGCCACCGCTGGCCAGGATCCCCGGCGCGATGCGCGTGCTCGCCGGGATGCTGCGGCCGCGGGCACTGAGTTCCTTCGCGTTCGGCTGGCTGGCCAAGCGACCGATGCCACCCGAGGTGGTGGACGCCTACCTGCTGCCGAGCCGCGGGGACCCGGCGATCCGGCGCGACCTGACCCGGTTCGTCCGGCAGGTCAGCAGCCGGTACACCATCCGGGCCGCGAGGTCCTTTCCGGACTTCCACCAGCCGGTGCTGCTGGCCTGGGCCACCGAGGACCGGCTGTTCCCGGTCCGGCTCGCCCGCCGCCTCGCCGGGGAGCTGCCGAACGCCACATTACGAACGATCGACGACTCCTACACTTTCGTTCCCGAGGACCAGCCCCAGCGGCTCACCGAGTTGATCCTGGAGTTCACCCGCCAGCATGCCGCGCCGTAG
- the cysD gene encoding sulfate adenylyltransferase subunit CysD, producing the protein MTTLEAATDAAKDNLAALESEAIHIFREVAGEFDRPVILFSGGKDSTLLLHLAIKAFWPAPVPFPLLHVDTGHNFEEVLSFRDGVVDKYGLRLVVAKVQDWIDDGRLTERPDGTRNPLQTTPLLDTIAEQKYDAVFGGGRRDEERARAKERIFSLRNAFGQWEPRRQRPELWNLYNGRHRPGEHVRVFPLSNWTEADVWNYIAREEIELPSIYYAHRRKVYRRDGMWLTEGPWGGPREDEEVKELTVRYRTVGDGSCTGAVESTASTVEDVIAEVQASRLTERGATRADDRLSEAAMEDRKREGYF; encoded by the coding sequence ATGACCACGCTCGAGGCCGCGACCGACGCGGCCAAGGACAACCTGGCCGCGCTCGAGTCGGAGGCCATCCACATCTTCCGTGAGGTGGCAGGCGAGTTCGACCGTCCGGTCATCCTGTTCTCCGGCGGTAAGGACTCCACTCTCCTGCTGCACCTCGCGATCAAGGCGTTCTGGCCCGCCCCGGTCCCGTTCCCGTTGCTGCACGTGGACACCGGGCACAACTTCGAGGAAGTGCTGTCTTTCCGCGACGGCGTGGTGGACAAGTACGGGCTGCGGCTGGTCGTGGCCAAGGTGCAGGACTGGATCGACGACGGCAGGCTGACCGAGCGCCCGGACGGAACCCGCAACCCCTTGCAGACCACCCCGTTGCTGGACACGATCGCCGAGCAGAAGTACGACGCGGTGTTCGGCGGGGGCAGGCGGGACGAGGAACGCGCCCGCGCCAAGGAGCGCATCTTCAGCCTGCGCAACGCCTTCGGCCAGTGGGAGCCGCGCAGGCAACGCCCCGAGCTGTGGAACCTCTACAACGGGCGGCACCGGCCGGGTGAGCACGTCCGGGTGTTCCCGCTGTCCAACTGGACCGAGGCCGATGTCTGGAACTACATCGCGCGGGAGGAGATCGAGCTGCCATCGATCTACTACGCGCACCGGCGCAAGGTGTACCGGCGCGACGGCATGTGGCTGACCGAGGGGCCGTGGGGCGGCCCAAGGGAGGACGAGGAGGTCAAGGAGCTGACCGTGCGCTACCGCACCGTTGGCGACGGCTCGTGCACCGGCGCGGTGGAGTCCACGGCGTCCACTGTCGAGGATGTGATCGCCGAGGTGCAGGCGAGCAGGCTGACCGAACGCGGCGCCACCAGGGCCGATGACCGGCTCTCCGAGGCCGCCATGGAGGACCGCAAGCGGGAGGGCTACTTCTGA
- a CDS encoding cory-CC-star protein, producing the protein MSRLSRLAALWRRIEAGHEQVFVARWRQGLRREARQREDTLRALVLLDSLGVENPVAYETLELIPYLVADLHEWHRRMGRESFGDPGVCC; encoded by the coding sequence ATGAGCCGCCTTTCCCGGCTGGCCGCCCTCTGGCGCCGGATCGAGGCCGGCCACGAGCAGGTGTTCGTGGCCCGCTGGCGGCAGGGGCTGCGCCGGGAGGCCCGGCAGCGCGAGGACACCCTGCGCGCATTGGTGCTGCTGGATTCGCTCGGGGTGGAGAACCCGGTGGCCTACGAGACCCTGGAGCTGATCCCGTACCTGGTGGCCGACCTGCACGAATGGCACCGGCGGATGGGCCGGGAGAGCTTCGGTGACCCCGGGGTGTGCTGTTGA
- a CDS encoding Insertion element protein: MSERAVPFYCPYCGDEDLRPESEGGWLCSACRRVFSVKLIGLQLPEVTG; this comes from the coding sequence GTGAGTGAGCGTGCTGTTCCTTTCTACTGCCCGTATTGCGGCGATGAGGACCTGCGACCGGAATCCGAAGGCGGCTGGCTTTGTTCAGCCTGTAGGCGGGTTTTCTCGGTGAAACTCATCGGCCTGCAGCTTCCGGAGGTGACTGGATGA
- a CDS encoding sirohydrochlorin chelatase → MTPPLVAVAHGSRDARSAATVRALVRLVRTRAPGTEVRVAFLDLSEPKVGEVLAELHARGHREAVVVPLLLGSAYHARVDLPALVEEVTTRLPRLRVTVAGVLGTDPALAALAADRLRDTGTDPADPALGVVLAAVGSSSAAANAAVARLAQRWQASGPGPVAPAFASAAKPDLPAALARLRARGATRFAVASWFLAPGLLPDRIAGLARQADPAMPIAAPLGAEPRVADLVLRRYDTALAGQLRSA, encoded by the coding sequence GTGACGCCCCCGCTCGTGGCCGTCGCGCACGGCAGCCGGGACGCCCGCTCGGCGGCGACCGTGCGTGCGCTGGTGCGGCTGGTGCGCACCCGCGCGCCGGGAACCGAGGTCCGGGTGGCCTTCCTGGACCTGTCCGAGCCGAAGGTGGGCGAGGTACTGGCCGAGCTGCACGCACGGGGTCATCGCGAGGCGGTGGTCGTGCCGCTGCTGCTGGGCAGCGCGTACCACGCCAGGGTGGATCTGCCTGCGCTGGTCGAGGAGGTGACCACGCGGCTGCCCCGGCTGCGGGTGACCGTCGCCGGGGTGCTCGGCACCGATCCCGCGCTGGCCGCCCTGGCCGCCGACCGGTTGCGGGACACCGGCACCGACCCGGCCGACCCGGCGCTCGGCGTCGTGCTGGCCGCGGTCGGGTCGTCCAGCGCGGCGGCCAACGCGGCCGTCGCGCGGCTGGCGCAGCGGTGGCAGGCGAGCGGACCCGGGCCGGTCGCCCCCGCCTTCGCCAGCGCGGCCAAACCGGACCTGCCAGCCGCCCTGGCCCGGTTGCGCGCCCGCGGTGCGACGCGGTTCGCGGTCGCCTCCTGGTTCCTCGCACCCGGCCTGCTGCCGGACCGGATCGCCGGGCTGGCCCGGCAGGCGGACCCGGCCATGCCGATCGCCGCTCCGCTGGGCGCCGAACCGCGGGTCGCCGATCTGGTGCTGCGCCGCTATGACACCGCGCTGGCCGGCCAGCTCCGTTCCGCCTGA
- a CDS encoding nitrite/sulfite reductase, whose product MASPTRDTPNTGRTARPKQRRGEGQWALGYREPLNPNERSKKDDHPLNVRDRIENIYAHRGFDSIDPGDLRGRFRWYGLYTQRKPGIDGGRTATLEPEELDDEYFMLRVRIDGGALSTAQLALLGEISQTYARDTADITDRQNIQYHWIQIEDMPTIWQKLEDAGMTTMEACGDSPRVILGSPVAGIAAEEVIDGTPAIEEIKRRYVGDPAFANLPRKFKSAISGLPDVAHEVHDIAFVGAEHPEHGPGFDLWVGGGLSTNPMIGQRLGTWVPLDEVPEVWAGVVSIFRDYGYRRLRHRARIKFLVKDWGAAKFREVLENEYLKRPLLDGPAPEVPEVPIDHVGTHRQHDGNYYVGAAPVAGRVSGSTLLAVAKAAERAGSARVRLTPQQKLVVLDVPESELDGLRTELGELGLQTEPSPWRRGVMACTGIEFCKLAIVETKARAQQLVSDLERRLADIQSDVDKPVSVHLNGCPNSCARIQTADIGLKGQIVTDAEGNQVEGFQVHLGGGLGLDAGFGRKLRGHKVTSAELTGYVERVVRNFVAKRAEGERFAQWAARADEGDLQ is encoded by the coding sequence ATGGCCTCGCCGACGCGCGACACCCCGAACACCGGTCGCACCGCGCGGCCCAAGCAACGCCGCGGGGAAGGCCAGTGGGCACTGGGTTACCGCGAGCCGCTGAACCCGAACGAGCGCTCCAAGAAGGACGACCACCCGCTGAACGTGCGGGACCGGATCGAGAACATCTACGCACACCGGGGTTTCGACTCGATCGACCCCGGTGACCTGCGCGGCCGCTTCCGCTGGTACGGCCTCTACACCCAGCGCAAGCCGGGGATCGACGGCGGCCGCACCGCCACCCTCGAACCGGAGGAACTGGACGACGAGTACTTCATGCTGCGGGTGCGCATCGACGGCGGCGCGCTGAGCACCGCGCAGCTCGCCCTGCTCGGCGAGATCTCGCAGACCTACGCCAGGGACACCGCGGACATCACCGACCGGCAGAACATCCAGTACCACTGGATCCAGATCGAGGACATGCCGACGATCTGGCAGAAGCTCGAGGACGCCGGGATGACCACCATGGAGGCCTGCGGGGACAGCCCGCGGGTGATCCTCGGCTCACCGGTGGCGGGCATCGCCGCCGAGGAGGTCATCGACGGCACTCCGGCGATCGAGGAGATCAAGCGCCGCTACGTCGGCGATCCGGCCTTCGCCAACCTGCCACGCAAGTTCAAGAGCGCCATTTCCGGCCTGCCCGATGTCGCGCACGAGGTGCACGACATCGCCTTCGTCGGGGCCGAGCACCCCGAGCACGGCCCCGGCTTCGACCTGTGGGTCGGCGGCGGCCTTTCCACCAACCCGATGATCGGGCAACGGCTGGGCACCTGGGTTCCACTGGACGAGGTGCCCGAGGTGTGGGCCGGTGTGGTCAGCATCTTCCGCGACTACGGCTACCGGCGGCTGCGGCACCGCGCCCGGATCAAGTTCCTGGTGAAGGACTGGGGCGCGGCGAAGTTCCGCGAGGTGCTGGAGAACGAGTACCTGAAGCGCCCGCTGCTCGACGGCCCGGCGCCGGAGGTGCCCGAGGTGCCGATCGACCACGTCGGCACGCATCGCCAGCACGACGGCAACTACTACGTCGGCGCCGCGCCGGTAGCCGGGCGGGTGTCCGGCTCGACCCTGCTGGCCGTTGCCAAGGCGGCGGAGCGGGCCGGATCCGCGCGGGTGCGGCTCACCCCGCAGCAGAAGCTGGTGGTACTGGACGTCCCGGAGTCCGAACTGGACGGTCTGCGCACGGAGCTCGGCGAGCTGGGGTTGCAGACGGAGCCTTCACCCTGGCGGCGCGGGGTGATGGCCTGCACCGGTATCGAGTTCTGCAAGCTGGCGATCGTGGAGACCAAGGCGCGGGCGCAGCAGCTGGTCTCCGACCTCGAGCGCAGGCTGGCCGATATCCAGTCCGATGTGGACAAGCCGGTCAGCGTGCACCTGAACGGCTGCCCGAACTCCTGCGCCCGGATCCAGACCGCGGACATCGGGCTGAAGGGCCAGATCGTCACCGACGCCGAAGGCAACCAGGTCGAGGGTTTCCAGGTACATCTCGGCGGCGGCCTCGGGCTGGACGCGGGTTTCGGCCGCAAGCTTCGCGGCCACAAGGTCACCAGCGCCGAGCTGACCGGCTACGTGGAGCGGGTCGTGCGCAACTTCGTGGCCAAGCGCGCCGAAGGCGAGCGGTTCGCGCAGTGGGCCGCGCGCGCCGACGAGGGTGATCTGCAGTGA
- a CDS encoding putative leader peptide, with protein MWMALDQHMGAWHPGRVTSAGVPLVVRRHVDLRRVASALCPAMS; from the coding sequence ATGTGGATGGCTCTCGACCAGCATATGGGCGCGTGGCACCCTGGACGGGTGACTTCTGCCGGTGTGCCGCTCGTCGTTCGACGCCATGTCGACCTGCGACGCGTTGCCAGCGCACTGTGCCCCGCGATGAGCTGA
- a CDS encoding phosphoadenylyl-sulfate reductase — MTTATSNEELKALAEKASEELAEASATEALEWAVRHFGDDLIVASNMQDAVLIDLATQVKSDVDILFLETGYHFAETIGTRDAVQTVYPEVRIVNATADQSVAEQDAEYGPRLHDRDPNQCCHLRKVIPLRRTLSNYSCWVTGVRRVDAPTRANTPIVTWDERNGLVKVNPIAAWSDEEFNGYIREHGILENPLVAEGYPSIGCAPCTAKVAPGADPRSGRWAGNTKTECGLHA, encoded by the coding sequence ATGACCACGGCTACATCGAACGAGGAACTCAAAGCGCTGGCGGAAAAGGCATCCGAGGAACTCGCCGAGGCGAGTGCCACGGAGGCACTGGAGTGGGCGGTACGGCACTTCGGCGATGACCTGATCGTCGCCTCCAATATGCAGGACGCCGTGCTGATCGACCTGGCGACCCAAGTGAAGTCCGATGTGGACATACTGTTTCTCGAGACCGGCTACCACTTCGCCGAGACGATCGGCACCAGGGACGCCGTGCAGACGGTGTACCCCGAGGTCCGGATCGTGAACGCCACCGCGGACCAGAGCGTGGCCGAGCAGGACGCCGAGTACGGCCCCCGGCTGCATGACCGCGATCCGAACCAGTGCTGCCACCTGCGCAAGGTGATCCCGCTGCGCCGCACGCTTTCGAACTACTCCTGCTGGGTCACCGGGGTGCGCAGGGTGGACGCGCCGACCAGGGCGAACACCCCGATCGTGACCTGGGACGAGCGCAACGGCCTTGTCAAGGTCAACCCCATCGCCGCGTGGAGCGACGAGGAGTTCAACGGCTACATCCGCGAGCACGGCATTCTGGAGAACCCGCTGGTCGCCGAGGGCTACCCTTCGATCGGCTGCGCCCCTTGCACCGCGAAGGTCGCGCCGGGTGCGGACCCGCGCAGCGGGCGCTGGGCAGGCAACACGAAGACCGAGTGCGGCCTGCATGCCTGA
- a CDS encoding TetR/AcrR family transcriptional regulator, protein MPRRSQQDRTRATTAALVTAGRDLFARHGYAHVSAEQVVSAAGVTRGALHHHFGDKRGLFVAVLDEIEAELTADVSDALRAAEDHWTGMVTALGRFLDQCRRPEVVQLALIDAPAVLGWREWREKEAQHGLGVITEALRAAAEAGLLRPAPIPALAQLVLSAMIEASLIIAHAGDKDAARAEAEQSLLLLLSGLLTGPDQGMPR, encoded by the coding sequence ATGCCGCGCCGTAGCCAGCAGGACCGCACCCGCGCCACCACGGCCGCGCTCGTGACGGCCGGACGCGACCTTTTCGCCCGGCACGGGTACGCACACGTGTCCGCCGAACAGGTCGTCTCGGCCGCCGGCGTGACCCGCGGAGCGCTACACCACCATTTCGGCGACAAGCGGGGGCTGTTCGTCGCCGTACTGGACGAGATCGAGGCCGAGCTCACCGCCGATGTGTCCGATGCGCTGCGGGCGGCCGAGGACCACTGGACCGGCATGGTGACCGCGCTCGGCCGGTTCCTGGACCAATGCCGGCGGCCCGAGGTCGTTCAGCTGGCACTGATCGACGCACCCGCCGTGCTCGGCTGGCGGGAATGGCGGGAGAAGGAGGCGCAGCACGGACTCGGCGTGATCACCGAGGCCCTGCGTGCCGCCGCCGAAGCCGGGCTGCTGCGCCCCGCGCCCATCCCCGCGCTGGCCCAGCTCGTGCTGAGCGCGATGATCGAGGCGAGCCTGATCATCGCCCATGCCGGGGACAAGGACGCCGCCAGGGCGGAGGCCGAGCAGTCCCTGCTGCTCCTGCTCTCCGGGCTGCTCACCGGACCGGACCAGGGTATGCCACGTTAG
- a CDS encoding cyclase produces the protein MKATLQRRTARALVCASFALVPIAALATPATAESFDITFDCRADAPIVGPQQVSLSQATEVTAPATVAPGGELDVVVDPAPNTVPAEVSGYTVKEVKDFALEIPIPANSTYVDAVLSGGSGIGDTPPVIEVADGVATVSFPGPIAGGAEFELPTVTATLAAGESGTIETRLGGTSYDDPGLTFTAVATVGFIDIEAPTVCFPNPSPTLSTTTIS, from the coding sequence ATGAAGGCAACCCTGCAACGCCGCACTGCCCGTGCCCTCGTCTGCGCGAGTTTCGCGCTGGTACCGATCGCCGCGCTGGCCACCCCGGCCACGGCCGAGTCCTTCGACATCACCTTCGACTGCCGCGCCGACGCACCGATCGTCGGCCCGCAGCAGGTCTCCCTTTCCCAGGCCACAGAGGTCACCGCCCCGGCCACGGTCGCGCCGGGCGGTGAGCTGGACGTCGTGGTCGATCCTGCGCCGAACACGGTGCCCGCCGAGGTGAGCGGCTACACCGTCAAGGAGGTCAAGGACTTCGCGCTGGAGATCCCCATCCCGGCGAACTCGACCTATGTGGACGCCGTCCTGTCCGGCGGCTCCGGGATCGGTGACACCCCGCCGGTCATCGAGGTCGCCGACGGGGTGGCCACCGTGTCCTTCCCCGGCCCGATCGCGGGCGGGGCGGAGTTCGAGTTGCCCACGGTGACGGCCACGCTGGCCGCGGGCGAGTCCGGCACGATCGAGACCCGGCTCGGCGGTACCAGCTACGACGATCCCGGCCTCACCTTCACCGCCGTGGCCACGGTCGGCTTCATCGACATCGAAGCCCCCACGGTCTGCTTCCCCAACCCGAGCCCCACCCTCAGCACCACCACCATCTCCTGA
- a CDS encoding carbon starvation CstA family protein, with product MPAVVVALVVAVLFFLGYRYYSAYLAKKVYALDPAFVTPAHSMRDGVDFVPTNKHVLFGHHFTSVAGAAPIVGPAIAVFWGWGPALAWVVLGTIFAAGVHDFGALAVSVRHRAKSIGTLAREVINRRARVLFLLIIFFLLTLVNAVFAVVIANLFIGTPEAVLPILLEIPLAIGIGQYVYRTRTAALVPSIIGVIVLYLSIFLGQLLPISLAGFAAEDGLFTERNIWVILLFAYTFVASRVPVWVLLQPRDYINSHQLFVALGVIGLGVVVGMDRIVAPLINDTPEGSPSWFPFLFITIACGAISGFHSLVASGTTSKQLDKETDARHVGYLGAIGEGSLALGAILACTAGVVASTAEWHALYADFSSASDGPAGRFVEGVAAFAGNLGIPSTVALIFGAIVVISFAATTMDTGVRLQRYIVQEIAEISGARKLSRNITGATAIAVLIPLVMALLPGGGDAGYTFGVLWQLFGTTNQLTAGLALAVVAVWVTKNRRNPIAVLVPLVFLLAMTSWALVINLQKFVDAGQWVLAPLDAIIFLLAIWLIVEAAIALRKAWTAAPEREPESGA from the coding sequence ATGCCTGCAGTAGTGGTCGCCCTGGTCGTAGCCGTGCTCTTCTTCCTCGGATATCGCTACTACTCCGCGTACCTCGCGAAGAAGGTCTACGCGCTGGACCCGGCCTTCGTCACGCCCGCGCACAGTATGCGCGACGGGGTCGACTTCGTGCCCACCAACAAGCACGTCCTCTTCGGGCACCACTTCACCTCGGTCGCCGGTGCCGCGCCGATCGTGGGCCCGGCGATCGCTGTGTTCTGGGGCTGGGGCCCGGCGCTGGCCTGGGTGGTGCTCGGCACCATCTTCGCCGCGGGGGTGCACGACTTCGGCGCGCTGGCGGTCTCCGTGCGGCACCGCGCTAAGAGCATCGGCACCCTGGCCAGGGAGGTCATCAACCGGCGCGCCAGGGTGCTCTTCCTGCTGATCATCTTCTTCCTGCTCACCCTGGTCAACGCCGTGTTCGCGGTGGTCATCGCCAACCTGTTCATCGGCACCCCCGAGGCGGTGCTGCCGATCCTGCTGGAGATCCCGCTGGCCATCGGGATCGGGCAGTACGTGTACCGCACCCGCACCGCCGCGCTGGTGCCCTCGATCATCGGCGTGATCGTGCTGTACCTCTCGATCTTCCTGGGCCAGCTGCTGCCCATCTCGCTGGCCGGGTTCGCCGCCGAGGACGGGTTGTTCACCGAGCGCAACATCTGGGTCATCCTGCTGTTCGCCTACACTTTCGTCGCCTCGCGCGTCCCGGTGTGGGTGCTGCTGCAGCCACGGGACTACATCAACTCGCACCAGCTGTTCGTGGCACTCGGCGTGATCGGGCTCGGCGTCGTGGTCGGAATGGACCGCATCGTCGCGCCGCTGATCAACGACACCCCGGAGGGCTCGCCGAGCTGGTTCCCGTTCCTGTTCATCACCATCGCCTGCGGGGCCATCTCCGGGTTCCACAGCCTGGTGGCCTCGGGAACGACATCGAAGCAGCTGGACAAGGAGACCGACGCGCGGCATGTCGGCTACCTCGGCGCGATCGGGGAGGGCTCGCTGGCCCTTGGCGCGATCCTGGCCTGCACCGCGGGCGTGGTGGCCAGCACCGCGGAATGGCACGCGCTCTACGCCGACTTCAGCAGCGCCTCGGACGGGCCGGCCGGGCGGTTCGTCGAGGGCGTGGCCGCCTTCGCGGGCAACCTCGGCATCCCGAGCACGGTCGCGCTGATCTTCGGGGCGATCGTGGTGATCAGCTTCGCCGCGACCACAATGGACACCGGCGTGCGGTTGCAGCGCTACATCGTCCAGGAGATCGCCGAGATCTCCGGTGCCCGCAAGCTGTCCCGCAACATCACCGGCGCCACCGCGATCGCCGTGCTCATCCCGCTGGTGATGGCACTGCTGCCGGGCGGCGGCGACGCCGGGTACACCTTCGGCGTGCTGTGGCAGCTGTTCGGCACCACCAACCAGCTCACCGCGGGACTCGCGCTGGCCGTGGTCGCGGTGTGGGTGACCAAGAACCGCCGCAACCCGATCGCGGTGCTGGTGCCGCTGGTGTTCCTGCTGGCGATGACCAGCTGGGCGCTGGTGATCAACCTGCAGAAGTTCGTGGACGCCGGGCAGTGGGTGCTGGCCCCGCTGGACGCGATCATCTTCCTGCTGGCGATCTGGCTGATCGTGGAGGCGGCGATCGCGCTGCGCAAAGCCTGGACGGCCGCACCCGAGCGGGAGCCGGAATCGGGCGCATGA